In the genome of Zobellia nedashkovskayae, the window CTGTACATCGCCAATTAGCTCCATATGCGATATTATGTTTGCCTTTGCCCGTTGTTTGTAACAGATAACCACATCACAGCCCAATGCTTTTGAATAGGCATAGGCTCTTTTAGAACCACCCATATCTGGTGATGCAATGGTAAGATTATCTAAATTTAATTTCTTTAGATAAGGCAAAAACATGGTAGATGCGAACAAATGATCAACAGGTTTTTCGAAAAAACCCTGTATCTGATCTGCATGCAAATCCATTGTAATTATTCTTGTTGCACCAGCTGCTTCAAGCATTTTTGCAATTAACTTAGCTGCAATTGGTACTCTAGGTTTGTCTTTTCTATCTTGTCTAGCCCAACCAAAATAAGGCATTACGGCCGTTATATGTCTTGCAGACGCCCGTTTGGCTGCATCTAGCATTAATAACATTTCCATTAAATGTTCTGAACTTGGGTTCGTAGAACCTATAATGAAAATACGAGCTCCTCGTACCGATTCTTCGAACGATGGTTGGAATTCACCATCACTGTATCTAGAGAAGAGTACGTTGCCTAATTCGGCACCGTAAAACTTGGCAATTTTTTTTGCCAACTCAGTACTCTGGGTACAGGCGAAAATTTTAGGTTCGGGAACTTGGTAAGCCATGGGTAACGTATTGTTAATTAGTTTATTGACAAGTCGTTTTGTTAGCGAGGTGCAAATTTAGAAATTTATTTGTGTTGCTAAAGGATAAATGTTGTTATTTTTTGTGTTTGGAACAAAAAAAATTTTACTTTTGCAGTCCGATTTAATGCTCGAGTGGCGGAACTGGTAGACGCGCTGGATTCAAAATCCAGTTCCTTTGGAGTGCGGGTTCGATTCCCGCCTCGAGTACAGAGTTAAAAAGAAAAAAGCTGAGACATATTCTCAGCTTTTTTTATGCCCAAAAATGTCACATTGGAAAGGGGAATGGAACTATATCATGATGCATGATAACAGGAATTAATTACAGTTGAAAGAATAAAAGTAATTTACCGAACGTTTGGTAATTAATAAATAATTATTACATTTGTTCTATGAGACCACAGAAAGTATTAGATAAAGATATTGTAGCAAACCTAGTTGACGTTTTTAGGTCTAAGGGTTATGACGGAGCAAGTCTTTCTGACCTCGCAGAAAAAACTGGTTTAAAAAAGGCTAGTCTGTATCATCGCTTTCCAGATGGAAAGCAAGGTATGGCCGTGGCTGTTATGAATCATCTTGGTAAAAGGGCGGAGAAAAAGGTTTTTAGTTCTTTGCGGGACGAAAGTATTTCTCCTGTTCAAAGATTAGCTAACGGATTGGATAACATTAGGTACATATATACTGGAGGGAAGGACGCATGTATTCTGAGGGCTTTCTCATTAGGCTCTGGTTTAGAATTGTTCGGAAAGCAAATTGAAAGTGGAATGATAGAATGGGTAGAGGCTTTCAAAAGTTTAGGTAAAGCTTTAGGATTGTCAGATACATTAGCGCAGCAATATGCGATAAAAACTTTATTGGAAATCCAAGGAAGTCTTGTTGTGACTAAAGGATTAAATGATTTGAGCATATTTGATCAAACATTAAAGGATATTGAATTAAGATATTTAAACAAATAAAAAAATTTACCAATCAATTTTACCGAACATTAGGTAATTAATGATTACTAATATTAAAACTATGAAAAATTTAATTTTATACGCTTTGACCATTGTCCCTCTATTCACATTTGGAGCAACATCACCTGATATAGAAATATCAAATGAAAATATGACAACTATTAAGTATCGAACCCTTGAGGTTAACGGAGTAAACATTGCATACAGAGAAGCAGGTGATCCTCAAAACCAGACTATAGTTTTGCTCCACGGTTTTCCAACTTCTTCCCATCAATATAGAAAGGTATTAAATCAATTATCGGACGAGTTTCATTTAGTAGCACCAGATTATCCAGGATTTGGTAATAGTGATTTTTCTGATGCAAGTGAATACGAATACACTTTTGATAATCTGGCAGCAACAATAGATGCTTTTCTAGAAAAAAAGAAAATCACCTCTTATGCATTAATGATTCAAGATTACGGAGCTCCTGTAGGATTTAGAATCGCAACAGCTCATCCGGAAAGGATTACAGCCATTATTAATCAAAATGGTAATGCCTATGAAGAAGGATTGGGAGCGGCTTGGAAGGAAACCAAATCTATGTGGGCGAATAGAAATAAGCAGACAGAAGAGGCTCTATTGCATGCTTTTTCTTTGGATGGCCTAAAGTGGCAATATACACATGGAACGAGAAACCCGGAAAATGTAAATCCCGATACTTGGAATTTGGATTATTTACGAATGTCTCGCCCCAATGCCCATGCTATGAATTTAAATTTATTCTATGACTATCGGAATAACATAAAATTGTATCCAAAATGGCAACAATATTTGAGGGATAATCAACCTCCGCTATTAATTGTTTGGGGAAAGAACGATGCTTTCTTTCCTGAAAGTGGTGCCATAGCCTTCAAAAAAGACGTAAAAAATATTGATTACAATATTTATGATACCGGTCATTTTGCCTTAGAGGAGGATGCGGATAAGATTATCCCAAAAATGAGAAGTTTTTTGAGGGAGATTAAAAAGTAGTTAGTTTTCAATATATAATAATAAAAGCCTATTAAAAAGGGGCTTTTTGCATTGTAAAATTACTTGATGAATAACTCTAAAAAAGTACTTGATAGTAAAATACAACTTTCACTACCTTAGCAATCATGAATGCAATTGAAATTAGAACTGTAGATGTGGTTCAGTACATAAAGCCTTTACGAGAAGGAGGTTCCCTTCCGGGTCTCGTAAAAGCGGATGATGAATTTCTGTATGTTATAAAGTTTAGAGGGGCAGGCCAAGGTAAGAAAGCTTTGATTGCAGAACTTATAGGTGCCGAACTTGCACGGGCTATGGGTCTTCAGGTGCCTGAAATCGTTTTTATGAATTTAGACGATAGTTTTAGTAAGACGGAACCTGACGAAGAAATTCAAGATTTACTGAAATTTAGTGTTGGTCTCAATCTTGGCTTGCATTTTCTGTCGGGATCAATTGTTTATGACCCGTTGGTTTCTATTGCAGACCCTTTTACGGCTTCAAAAGTAGTGCTTCTAGATAGTATGATAAGTAATATAGATCGTACAGCAAAGAATACCAACCTTCTCAATTGGCATAAAGAACTTTGGCTAATTGATCATGGGTCTAGTTTTTATTTCCACCATAATTGGGAAACTTGGCAAACGCATTTAGAAAGAACTTTTCCGGCTATTAAAGACCATGTGCTTTTGGAACGTGCTACTGAGTTGCCAAAGGCAGCAGCAGAAATAAGAGCGCAAATAGACGAAACTATTATTGCAGAAATAGTATCTAAAATACCCGAAGATTGGCTTTTAAGTGAATCAGAGCCATTATCCCCAAAAGAGATGCGTTCAGCTTATAAAGAATTTTTGAATACCCGGTTGGCAAAACTAGAGGTATTGGTTAAAGAAGCTCAGGATGCAAGATAGAGTTACTTATGAATTTGCCATTATTAGGCTTGTACCGAAGGTTGAGCGAGAAGAGTTTATAAACGTAGGTGCTATCGTATTCTCTAAAAGGAAAAAATATCTGCGCATGAGATTTATGATTGATAAGACACGGATAAAAGCATTCTCGCCTGAAATAGATGCTGAAGCTATTGAAGCGTATCTAAAAGCTTGGGAGTTGGTTTGTACAGGTGAACCAAAAAGTGGAGCTATTGGAAAGCTAGATTTGCCATCAAGGTTCCGTTGGCTTACAGCGTCTAGAAGTACAATTATACAAAGCTCAAAACCGCATCCGGGTCTCTGTTTTGACCCTCAGGAAGAATTGGATAGCCTCTTTGAAAAACATGTGCTTTAAGTTATATTCTATGTGAATTTTTTTCTTCTTTGCTTCATTAATATAGAAATAAATTAGTCTCTTATTTTGGAGCGGTCCCCATGTCTTGTTAAAATCCAGAAGTTCTTCTGGTTAAATTGTCAGCAATTACCTCTGTTTTTCGGAAATAAAGGTTAAATTTAAGGACTGTTTTTTGTTGAATATCAGATTTCTGCACCCTCACAGAAATAGAAGCAATAGACCCAGAGCTATTCTTCATAGTAGTAATTAATGGCCTTGTCCCCAATTTTATTTTTTAACCATAAAACCTAAAATGAGCCTACCAACTAGCCCGAATAATCATTTAGATAAAGACAATTTTTACACTCAAACTGTTCTTAACAACATGGGTGATTCTGTTTTTGTAAAAGATGCAGAAAGCAAAATGGTATTGGTTAACGATGCTTTTTGTAAAATGATGGGGCTTCCACGTGAGGAAATGATAGGTAAAACTCTTGCGGAAGAAGTTACACCAGAAGAACGAGAATCTTTTCTTAAGATTGATTGGCAAGTCTTGGCAGATGGTATAGAAAACATCAATGAGGAAGAGATGACAGTAAGAGGAGGTGAAACACATATTTTATCAACTCGAAAATCACGTTTTATTGATGAAAATGGGGATAAATTTCTGATTTGTGTGGTACGGGATATCACAGATCAGAAAAAAGCAGAGGAAAATTTACACGAAAGTGAGACTCAATTAAAAGAAGTGCTTGCGACTAAAGACAGATTACTGTCTATAATTGCACATGATTTAAGAAGCCCTTTCAATAATATTACTTTATTGTCAGATTTGTTGGGTGATTCGGTTAAAAGGAATGATGTAGGACAATCTGAGGAATATTTGGAATTGATTAATAAAACAACCCAAAACACCCTGACTTTACTGGACAACCTTTTGAACTGGTCAAAATCTCAAACAGGACAACTAGATTTTAAATCGGAAAAAGTAGATGTTAACAAGGTAGTTAGCCAGACGTTAGAACTGTCAAAAGCAATTGCGAGAACTAAAAATATAGAACTGAACTATGTAGAAAGCGATACTATTCAGGTATGTTCTGATCATAAAATAATAAAAACAATAATCCGTAATCTTGTCTCAAACTCTATTAAGTTTACTAAGCCAGGAGGAAGTATTAATGTTTTAACAACACAGAATGAAACCCATTTAGAAGTAACTGTTTCCGATAATGGAGTGGGTATGAGTCCGGATATCTGCGATAAATTGTTTTGTGTAAACACCAATATGGCCCGTGTTGGTACGGCAAGTGAAAAAGGCTCTGGTTTTGGGTTAGTGCTCTGTAAAGAGTTTGTAGAAAAACTTGGCGGAGAAATTTGGGCAGAAAGCACTTTGGATAAGGGTAGTGATTTTAAGTTTACAATACCTCTGAATAATAATACAAAGCCCAATTTTAATTTAGCTCGAAATTAAACTGAAATTATAATTTAAAAAGGGAAGATTCTAGTGAGTCTTCTCTTTTTTTTTGGCTTTTATCTGTACTGTATTTTCTTATAACAAGCTTGTCCAAGAAATTAAACCAATGTAGTTTTAGAATTTGGTTGTTAAAGAAGATAACCCAAGTGTGACAACCCTCAGGTGAAATTTTTAACAGAAAATATTTAAAAAAGAGATAGGGGTTTAAAGTATAGCAAAATGGCAGGAGAGAAGAACTTAGCGGAAATGATAAAGGGTATGACCCCAAAATTGAATGAAGGCGAATATGTATTTATAACCTTAACGGATGCAAACCAAATTTCTAGAGCTGATACCCTTTGTGAGTTCAAAGAGCAGGAGGGAACAACTGTTATAATAGCAAAACAAAAAGCTGATGCTTTACGTCTTCCGTATGAATATGTTGCTTCTTGGATAACTTTAGAAATCCATTCTTCTTTAGAAGGAGTAGGACTCACGGCCCTATTTTCTTCAGAGCTGGCAAAAAACAATATTAGTTGTAATGTGGTTGCCGCGTATTACCACGATCATATTTTTATAGACCATAAAAATGCGGAAAAAGCCGTAACGGTCTTAAAGCAATTGTCTGAAAGTTATTCAGAAAGATAGCTTCATTCATCATTTTAAAAATGACTTTTTAGAAGGTTTCTTCATAACTTTTAATTGTCATCAATTTTAGTATCTTAGAAGTCTCAACACCAATCTAGCCCATGCCACTTGCCATTGTTATTGCCGGAATTTTCATTCTTTTTATTTTAATAGCCCGCTTCAAACTTAATGCTTTCATTGCTTTTATCATCGTCTCCCTATTGGTAGGTGTTGCCGAAGGAATGGATTTTGAAACCGTTACCAAGTCCATACAATCAGGAATAGGTAATACTTTAGGTTATTTGATCCTAATTCTTGGACTTGGTGCAATGCTGGGAAAGCTCGTAGCAGATAGTGGTGCGGCGCAGCGTATTACTACGCAAATGATAGAGAAATTCGGGAAGAAATATATTCAATGGGCCGTAGTTCTTACTGGTTTCATTGTGGGTATACCTATGTTCTATACGGTAGGTTTTGTTATTTTAATTCCGTTGGTATTCACCGTGGCTGCAGCTACTAGGCTTCCATTAATTTATGTGGGTCTACCCATGTTGGCATCCCTTTCGGTAACGCATGGGTACCTTCCTCCGCATCCGGCCCCTACAGGTATCGCTGTTATTTTTAATGCTGATATAGGGAAAACGTTATTGTATGGTATTCTTGTGGCTATCCCTGCCATAATTGTTGCGGGTCCTCTTTTGGCACGTTCCATTAAAAATGTAGAAGCAACACCTTTAAAAGAATTTTTAAACCCGAGAATTTTGACAGATGATGAAATGCCAAGTACGGCTACTAGTATTCTTACGGCCTTACTACCGGTTATTCTCATTGCTCTAGCCTCTGTAATTGCATTGGTACTTCCCGAAGAAAACCCGATTAGAAAAGCAACCGATATTTTAGGGAATCCTGTAATGGCTATGCTTATATCGGTTTTAGTGGCTATTTATACATTAGGATTGGCAAGGGGCAAAAAAATGAAAGATGTAATGGACTCCGTAGCGAGTGCAGTTTCGGGTATTACCATGGTACTTCTTATTATAGCAGGAGCCGGTGCTTTAAAACAAGTGCTTATAGATAGCGGTGTAAGTGACTATATTGGTGATATGCTTAAAGGTTCTACGGTTTCCCCTTTAATATTGGCTTGGCTTATTGCTACAGTCATTAGGGTGTGTGTAGGTTCAGCAACGGTTGCGGGTCTTACGGCCGCCGGTATAGTGTTGCCTTTAATTGCTAATACAGATGTTAGCCCGGAGCTAATGGTTTTGGCCATTGGTTCTGGAAGTTTAATGCTGTCACATGTTAACGATAGTGGGTTCTGGCTTTATAAAGAATATTTTAATCTATCGGTAAAGGATACTTTAAAAACATGGACAGTAATGGAAACTACCGTTGGTGTTATGGGCCTTATTGGCGTTCTTGTTTTAGATATTTTCATATAAATTATAGATTGTTGCACGATGATGAAGAGAAGACAATTCATAAACCGAACGGCTCTTGCCGCAGTAGGTACTAGTTTAATAGGGTGTTTTGACCATTCCAAATTCGAATTAAAGAAAAATCAAGTAGTAGGTTGTTTTGGAGATAGCATCACCTACTCAGGTTATAATGGCTATGTTGAAATGCTACAAGAGAAGTTCAATAAAGAAAAACCGGAACTCAATATTAAGTTTATCAACTTTGGTAAAAGTAGTGAAACCGTAAGTGGACTCACAGAAGAAGACCATCCTGGCCCAAGGCCTTACCTTTTTGAGCGCCTAGATGAAATTCTTGACAAAAACCCAATAGATGTGGCACTTTTCTGCTACGGTATCAATGACGGAATTTATGGAAAACCTTCAGAGGAATTATTTAGAAGCTTTAAAATAGGGGTCTATTCGTTCCTTGAAAAAATGCGTCAGAGAGATATTAAGACCATTTTATTAACGCCACCGCCATTGGCCGAGCGGCATTTGGAAAATCAGAACACTGCTTCGTATAGCTATAAAAATCCGTATCCAAAATATGATAAGGAAGTATTGGAAAAGTTTACGGATATCATTTTAGAAATGCAGCATCCTTATGCGAATGCCGAGATAAACATTCGCAAACCTCTTTTTAAAAATCAAAAGGAGTGCTATGATAAGGATCCAGTTCATCCAAATAAGAACGGTCATAGATTGATTGCCGATACGATTTTTGGTAATTTATCGTTTTAACATTGCCTTAAGTCCCCATGGCAGGGTATTTGTTATCTTTATCCTGATTTTTTATTCGATGACCAAAAACTATTCGGTACTGTTGTTCGCTATGATGCTGTTTTCCTTTTCGGGGATGGCACAGACTGATATTCCTCAAAAGAAAGAGTTGAAAATAGAAACGGCGAATAAGATTGATGATAATGCTGAGCCTGATCAAGGTACTTCTTTAAACATTCCGTCTGTAGTAGAAGATCAACCTCAGGTAGATTTTGATATTGCTAAGCGTAATCCTGTAAAAATGATTGATGACCGCGAACTTGTTCAGGCAGGTGCCGGTATGAAAATTGATCCTAAAGTAGGGCCAAGACAACCTGAAGAAGGTTCTAAACAACACTTTGCGG includes:
- a CDS encoding HipA family kinase, whose protein sequence is MNAIEIRTVDVVQYIKPLREGGSLPGLVKADDEFLYVIKFRGAGQGKKALIAELIGAELARAMGLQVPEIVFMNLDDSFSKTEPDEEIQDLLKFSVGLNLGLHFLSGSIVYDPLVSIADPFTASKVVLLDSMISNIDRTAKNTNLLNWHKELWLIDHGSSFYFHHNWETWQTHLERTFPAIKDHVLLERATELPKAAAEIRAQIDETIIAEIVSKIPEDWLLSESEPLSPKEMRSAYKEFLNTRLAKLEVLVKEAQDAR
- a CDS encoding PAS domain-containing sensor histidine kinase, whose translation is MSLPTSPNNHLDKDNFYTQTVLNNMGDSVFVKDAESKMVLVNDAFCKMMGLPREEMIGKTLAEEVTPEERESFLKIDWQVLADGIENINEEEMTVRGGETHILSTRKSRFIDENGDKFLICVVRDITDQKKAEENLHESETQLKEVLATKDRLLSIIAHDLRSPFNNITLLSDLLGDSVKRNDVGQSEEYLELINKTTQNTLTLLDNLLNWSKSQTGQLDFKSEKVDVNKVVSQTLELSKAIARTKNIELNYVESDTIQVCSDHKIIKTIIRNLVSNSIKFTKPGGSINVLTTQNETHLEVTVSDNGVGMSPDICDKLFCVNTNMARVGTASEKGSGFGLVLCKEFVEKLGGEIWAESTLDKGSDFKFTIPLNNNTKPNFNLARN
- a CDS encoding ACT domain-containing protein; translation: MAGEKNLAEMIKGMTPKLNEGEYVFITLTDANQISRADTLCEFKEQEGTTVIIAKQKADALRLPYEYVASWITLEIHSSLEGVGLTALFSSELAKNNISCNVVAAYYHDHIFIDHKNAEKAVTVLKQLSESYSER
- a CDS encoding GDSL-type esterase/lipase family protein; this encodes MMKRRQFINRTALAAVGTSLIGCFDHSKFELKKNQVVGCFGDSITYSGYNGYVEMLQEKFNKEKPELNIKFINFGKSSETVSGLTEEDHPGPRPYLFERLDEILDKNPIDVALFCYGINDGIYGKPSEELFRSFKIGVYSFLEKMRQRDIKTILLTPPPLAERHLENQNTASYSYKNPYPKYDKEVLEKFTDIILEMQHPYANAEINIRKPLFKNQKECYDKDPVHPNKNGHRLIADTIFGNLSF
- a CDS encoding alpha/beta fold hydrolase yields the protein MKNLILYALTIVPLFTFGATSPDIEISNENMTTIKYRTLEVNGVNIAYREAGDPQNQTIVLLHGFPTSSHQYRKVLNQLSDEFHLVAPDYPGFGNSDFSDASEYEYTFDNLAATIDAFLEKKKITSYALMIQDYGAPVGFRIATAHPERITAIINQNGNAYEEGLGAAWKETKSMWANRNKQTEEALLHAFSLDGLKWQYTHGTRNPENVNPDTWNLDYLRMSRPNAHAMNLNLFYDYRNNIKLYPKWQQYLRDNQPPLLIVWGKNDAFFPESGAIAFKKDVKNIDYNIYDTGHFALEEDADKIIPKMRSFLREIKK
- a CDS encoding ribose-phosphate pyrophosphokinase, whose translation is MAYQVPEPKIFACTQSTELAKKIAKFYGAELGNVLFSRYSDGEFQPSFEESVRGARIFIIGSTNPSSEHLMEMLLMLDAAKRASARHITAVMPYFGWARQDRKDKPRVPIAAKLIAKMLEAAGATRIITMDLHADQIQGFFEKPVDHLFASTMFLPYLKKLNLDNLTIASPDMGGSKRAYAYSKALGCDVVICYKQRAKANIISHMELIGDVQGKNVVLVDDMVDTAGTLTKAADLMMERGALSVRAITTHALLSGDAYEKIEKSQLMELIVTDSIPSKRDSNKVKVLSCAELFADVMHRVHHNTSIASKFLM
- a CDS encoding gluconate:H+ symporter, which codes for MPLAIVIAGIFILFILIARFKLNAFIAFIIVSLLVGVAEGMDFETVTKSIQSGIGNTLGYLILILGLGAMLGKLVADSGAAQRITTQMIEKFGKKYIQWAVVLTGFIVGIPMFYTVGFVILIPLVFTVAAATRLPLIYVGLPMLASLSVTHGYLPPHPAPTGIAVIFNADIGKTLLYGILVAIPAIIVAGPLLARSIKNVEATPLKEFLNPRILTDDEMPSTATSILTALLPVILIALASVIALVLPEENPIRKATDILGNPVMAMLISVLVAIYTLGLARGKKMKDVMDSVASAVSGITMVLLIIAGAGALKQVLIDSGVSDYIGDMLKGSTVSPLILAWLIATVIRVCVGSATVAGLTAAGIVLPLIANTDVSPELMVLAIGSGSLMLSHVNDSGFWLYKEYFNLSVKDTLKTWTVMETTVGVMGLIGVLVLDIFI
- a CDS encoding DUF3037 domain-containing protein, producing the protein MQDRVTYEFAIIRLVPKVEREEFINVGAIVFSKRKKYLRMRFMIDKTRIKAFSPEIDAEAIEAYLKAWELVCTGEPKSGAIGKLDLPSRFRWLTASRSTIIQSSKPHPGLCFDPQEELDSLFEKHVL
- a CDS encoding TetR/AcrR family transcriptional regulator, producing MRPQKVLDKDIVANLVDVFRSKGYDGASLSDLAEKTGLKKASLYHRFPDGKQGMAVAVMNHLGKRAEKKVFSSLRDESISPVQRLANGLDNIRYIYTGGKDACILRAFSLGSGLELFGKQIESGMIEWVEAFKSLGKALGLSDTLAQQYAIKTLLEIQGSLVVTKGLNDLSIFDQTLKDIELRYLNK